Proteins encoded by one window of Fibrobacter sp. UWT2:
- a CDS encoding GGDEF domain-containing protein: MAAYKRPIHKSLVLGSAVFVAFLCFILSIQAYLTYSKSLYKRYDDKLDDILKYITTQVDLDDLYECVVTGEKSENYNHTQRLLNGMVDEFELFYLYSVFVRDHLMVNICSATSAEERAKGEVDMPLLETSDAYPEAELQKFSEAIAKDEISYFEEKSDWGDAYTACKPLVNSTGVHFGLICADVAIDELHKTVNHYVLYNVLLTLGLGILFGLVLIVWLRHNVTGPILALEKSARHFAETSRGKKKDPKNLVFEVPEINTHNEVESLSKAIAQMSMDLKTYVEDILEAEETVKSAQEEAANMTMLAYKDALTHVGSKIAFDNAARTLDKDVAEKLVTEFGIAMIDLNNLKVINDSYGHANGNLYIAGACHIVCTIFRHSPVFRIGGDEFIVILKNSDYENRHDLIEKANLKFFETENDTAREPWERYSVAIGMAEYREGESTDAVFKRADQAMYMNKEKMKKTRA; this comes from the coding sequence ATGGCTGCTTATAAAAGACCTATACATAAAAGCCTAGTCCTTGGAAGCGCAGTATTTGTCGCGTTCTTGTGTTTTATTCTTTCAATTCAAGCTTACCTGACCTATTCGAAGTCGTTGTACAAGCGCTACGACGACAAACTTGACGATATTCTGAAATACATCACCACCCAGGTCGACCTGGACGACCTTTACGAATGCGTCGTTACGGGTGAAAAAAGTGAAAATTACAATCACACGCAACGTCTGCTCAACGGCATGGTAGACGAATTTGAACTGTTCTACCTCTACTCCGTTTTTGTACGCGACCATCTGATGGTGAATATCTGTTCGGCAACGAGTGCCGAAGAACGAGCCAAGGGCGAAGTGGACATGCCCCTGCTCGAGACAAGCGATGCCTACCCGGAAGCAGAACTCCAGAAATTCTCGGAAGCGATCGCCAAAGACGAAATTTCGTACTTCGAAGAAAAATCTGACTGGGGCGACGCCTACACCGCCTGTAAGCCGCTCGTGAATTCCACCGGCGTCCATTTCGGCCTTATCTGCGCCGATGTGGCCATTGACGAACTCCACAAGACCGTCAACCACTACGTTCTCTACAACGTGCTCTTGACGCTTGGTCTCGGTATTCTGTTCGGCCTTGTATTGATTGTATGGCTGCGCCACAACGTGACCGGCCCCATTCTCGCCCTGGAAAAGAGCGCCCGCCACTTCGCCGAAACGAGCCGCGGTAAAAAGAAAGATCCCAAGAACCTCGTCTTTGAAGTTCCCGAAATCAACACACACAACGAAGTGGAATCTCTTTCCAAAGCCATCGCCCAGATGTCCATGGACTTGAAGACCTATGTGGAAGACATCCTGGAAGCCGAAGAAACGGTCAAGTCCGCGCAGGAAGAAGCGGCCAACATGACCATGCTCGCCTACAAGGACGCCTTGACCCACGTGGGTTCCAAGATTGCCTTCGACAATGCGGCCAGAACCTTGGACAAGGATGTCGCCGAAAAGCTGGTGACGGAATTCGGCATCGCCATGATCGACCTGAACAACCTGAAGGTCATCAACGACAGCTACGGTCACGCCAACGGCAACCTTTACATCGCCGGCGCATGCCACATTGTATGTACCATCTTCAGGCACTCTCCGGTATTCCGCATCGGTGGTGACGAATTCATCGTAATTCTCAAGAACAGCGACTACGAAAACCGCCACGACCTGATCGAGAAGGCGAACCTGAAGTTCTTCGAAACCGAAAACGACACCGCCAGGGAACCCTGGGAACGTTACTCGGTGGCAATCGGCATGGCGGAATACAGAGAAGGCGAATCTACGGACGCCGTATTCAAGCGCGCCGACCAGGCGATGTACATGAACAAAGAAAAGATGAAGAAGACTCGAGCATAA
- a CDS encoding histidine phosphatase family protein, with the protein MKKKFITAALTAFTVMALFSACSESSSSSDTPVAPTTSENDSTKVNPQQPDQPVITPTDSTTATDPDVITDPVVDPGSGDSTVTIVTPVDTTTQPQPVDPDTSTVTPPEPVVVACAEGEVPAPVDFPQNEFTDIGDVYKNIQCNEKVVFMIRHGERSRNYSGKEAPLTEDGIEEATAMGAKLIGPGDFKFIHTGFVRTYQTALYAAVGRGQAQVLDDGTAVNFVADTVTQLTDGWFMKDKEKRDEYQAADSTLKNVNVMYAAWAYDGLYSDVFYNLEERSQELLNTYVLKDVASLPKYTLIASHDQLLMPLLVYLTQKQIDLKLHSPTPPRNWLTFLAGVAIIVNDKGELRYAPIKGGATGVE; encoded by the coding sequence ATGAAAAAGAAATTCATTACCGCAGCTCTTACCGCGTTCACGGTCATGGCCCTTTTCTCGGCCTGTTCTGAGTCCAGCTCTTCCAGCGACACTCCCGTGGCCCCGACTACAAGCGAAAACGATTCTACCAAGGTAAATCCTCAGCAGCCTGATCAGCCGGTAATTACCCCGACGGATTCTACCACGGCCACTGATCCGGACGTAATCACCGACCCCGTAGTTGACCCTGGTTCAGGCGATTCCACCGTAACGATAGTTACGCCCGTCGATACGACTACCCAGCCGCAGCCCGTAGATCCGGACACCTCGACGGTGACGCCCCCCGAACCGGTCGTTGTCGCCTGCGCCGAAGGTGAAGTCCCCGCCCCCGTGGATTTCCCGCAGAATGAATTTACCGACATCGGTGACGTTTACAAGAACATCCAGTGCAACGAAAAAGTGGTGTTCATGATCCGCCACGGCGAACGTTCCCGTAACTACTCCGGCAAGGAAGCTCCCCTGACCGAAGACGGTATCGAAGAAGCAACCGCCATGGGCGCCAAGCTCATCGGCCCTGGTGACTTCAAGTTCATTCACACCGGCTTTGTCCGTACTTATCAGACCGCCCTTTACGCTGCCGTGGGTCGCGGCCAGGCACAGGTCTTAGACGACGGCACCGCCGTGAACTTCGTGGCAGATACGGTCACCCAGCTGACGGATGGCTGGTTCATGAAGGACAAGGAAAAGCGTGACGAATACCAGGCCGCCGATTCCACCCTCAAGAACGTGAACGTGATGTATGCCGCCTGGGCCTACGACGGCCTTTACAGCGACGTTTTCTACAATTTGGAAGAACGCAGCCAGGAACTGTTGAACACCTACGTGCTCAAGGACGTGGCAAGCCTCCCCAAGTACACGCTGATCGCCTCTCACGACCAGCTGCTGATGCCCCTTTTGGTCTACCTGACCCAAAAGCAGATCGATTTGAAGCTCCACAGCCCCACCCCGCCGCGTAACTGGCTCACCTTCCTCGCAGGGGTTGCCATTATCGTGAACGACAAGGGCGAGCTCCGTTATGCCCCGATCAAGGGCGGCGCAACAGGCGTTGAATAA
- a CDS encoding 1,4-beta-glucanase, protein MFGKMKVLTVAMGMGLLATAANAEKYNWGNVRFDGGGFVSAVIFHPTVENLLYARTDVGGIYRFDFERKTWIPLMDWIDQNDVGLYGTEAFALDPNDPKRIYVLAGTGYFSKGRTAILRSEDYGATWDTSYVEMLAHGNGMGRQTGEKLAVDPNKGNIVLCGSRTKGVYKSTDYGKTWTSLYKVALSSATESSLNGVNGVSFVMFDPAQGKLTDGSTATIYIGTSETKDNLQVSHDGGATWETIKGVPTGLMPHRAKIVDGDMYVTFADGPGPYNIASGGFYKYNIAGGTWTDLTPSDSVEHQGSTTKSYEKDKSSYGGVAIDPADKNHIVISTLGKYTGRHVTIDEKENYGDRIYSTTDGGKTWNHGQHYNDIPNIDANGTAWIPGNAIHWAGSLEINPFNNKQAWVTSGNGIFMTEDISAKVPLWKFMSKGIEETVPLDIVSIPGGPLVTAIGDYDGAAYSNINASTKRHTPIIGTTESMGYAPLTGSLLRTGVITVYGQYDSQNFNVMYRSDDMGATWDSVKTTLKGPKGLVVLSADGKVMLHRPDQGATVYRSADNGATWTAVETGTQTNYSRIVADPVNPDVFYVMGGMGSLYKSTDGGKTFAESEARLQNEQEGVYYNGGGLIRTVPGKEGHLWVPVDQAQVWLPKGFSENGLAYSENGGKSWNHCEGASTAIAVGIGKAKEGSDYETIFIWGAAKSGDPIGIYRSTDKCKTFERVNDDMHQFGGPGNGNFVQGDMNTFGVVYMSTVGRGTIVGAPEGTEFITKLNRVNVTASTFMQLEKRNLHVSAPAGSKVEIYAANGKLALCSTLESENVVNLSKLPVGKYMARLKSASGKTLNQKTLVIR, encoded by the coding sequence ATGTTTGGTAAAATGAAGGTTTTGACGGTTGCAATGGGCATGGGATTGCTCGCTACCGCCGCAAATGCAGAAAAATACAACTGGGGTAACGTCCGTTTTGACGGCGGTGGATTCGTTTCTGCCGTGATTTTCCACCCCACAGTCGAAAATTTGCTGTACGCCCGCACCGATGTGGGCGGTATTTACCGTTTTGACTTTGAAAGAAAGACCTGGATCCCGCTGATGGACTGGATCGACCAGAACGACGTGGGCCTTTACGGTACCGAAGCGTTCGCTCTCGACCCGAACGATCCCAAGCGCATTTACGTGCTGGCAGGTACGGGCTACTTTAGCAAGGGCCGCACCGCCATTTTGCGTAGTGAAGACTACGGCGCCACCTGGGACACGAGCTACGTCGAAATGCTCGCCCACGGCAACGGCATGGGCCGCCAGACCGGCGAAAAGCTGGCTGTAGACCCGAACAAGGGCAACATCGTTCTTTGCGGTAGCCGCACCAAGGGCGTGTACAAGAGTACCGACTACGGTAAAACTTGGACCAGCCTTTACAAGGTCGCCCTTTCTAGTGCCACCGAAAGCAGCCTGAACGGCGTAAACGGCGTGAGCTTCGTGATGTTTGACCCGGCTCAGGGCAAGCTCACCGACGGAAGCACCGCTACGATTTATATCGGCACTTCTGAAACCAAGGACAACCTGCAGGTGAGCCACGACGGCGGTGCCACCTGGGAAACCATCAAGGGGGTTCCCACGGGCCTGATGCCGCACCGCGCCAAAATCGTGGACGGTGACATGTACGTGACCTTTGCCGACGGCCCAGGCCCGTACAATATTGCAAGCGGCGGTTTCTATAAGTACAATATTGCAGGTGGCACCTGGACCGACCTGACTCCGAGCGATTCCGTGGAACACCAAGGCAGCACCACCAAAAGCTACGAAAAAGACAAGAGCTCCTACGGCGGCGTGGCCATTGACCCGGCCGACAAGAACCACATCGTGATTTCGACGCTAGGCAAGTACACCGGACGCCACGTCACGATCGACGAAAAAGAAAACTACGGCGACCGCATTTACTCCACCACTGACGGTGGCAAGACCTGGAATCACGGCCAGCATTACAACGATATTCCAAACATTGACGCCAACGGCACCGCCTGGATTCCGGGCAACGCCATCCACTGGGCAGGTTCCTTGGAAATCAACCCGTTCAACAATAAGCAGGCTTGGGTCACCAGCGGTAACGGCATCTTTATGACCGAAGACATTTCGGCCAAGGTTCCCTTGTGGAAGTTCATGTCGAAGGGTATCGAAGAAACGGTTCCGCTCGACATCGTGAGCATTCCGGGTGGACCGCTCGTGACCGCCATTGGCGACTATGACGGCGCCGCCTATTCGAACATCAACGCAAGCACCAAGCGCCACACCCCGATTATCGGCACCACCGAAAGCATGGGCTACGCCCCGCTCACCGGAAGCCTCTTGCGTACGGGCGTAATTACCGTGTATGGCCAGTACGACTCCCAGAACTTTAACGTGATGTACCGCTCCGACGACATGGGCGCCACCTGGGACAGCGTCAAGACAACTCTCAAGGGCCCCAAGGGCTTGGTCGTGCTCTCTGCCGACGGCAAGGTCATGTTACACCGCCCCGACCAAGGCGCAACCGTTTACCGTTCTGCCGACAATGGCGCCACCTGGACCGCCGTCGAAACCGGCACGCAGACCAACTATTCCCGCATTGTCGCAGACCCCGTGAACCCCGACGTATTCTACGTGATGGGCGGCATGGGCTCGCTCTACAAATCGACTGATGGCGGCAAGACCTTTGCTGAATCCGAAGCACGCCTGCAGAACGAACAGGAAGGCGTTTACTACAACGGTGGCGGACTCATCCGTACCGTTCCGGGCAAAGAAGGCCACCTGTGGGTTCCTGTGGACCAGGCCCAAGTCTGGCTCCCCAAGGGCTTTAGCGAAAACGGTCTCGCCTACTCTGAAAACGGCGGCAAGAGCTGGAACCACTGCGAAGGTGCCTCGACCGCAATCGCGGTCGGTATCGGCAAGGCCAAGGAAGGCAGCGACTACGAAACCATCTTTATCTGGGGTGCAGCAAAATCCGGCGACCCGATCGGTATTTACCGCAGCACCGACAAATGCAAGACCTTTGAACGCGTGAACGATGACATGCACCAGTTCGGCGGCCCGGGCAACGGCAACTTCGTGCAGGGCGACATGAACACCTTCGGCGTCGTGTACATGAGCACGGTCGGCCGCGGCACTATCGTGGGCGCCCCCGAAGGCACGGAATTCATCACCAAGCTGAACCGCGTGAACGTCACGGCCAGCACCTTCATGCAGCTCGAAAAGCGCAACCTCCACGTGAGCGCCCCGGCAGGCAGCAAGGTCGAAATCTACGCCGCCAACGGCAAGCTCGCCCTCTGCTCCACCCTCGAAAGCGAAAACGTGGTCAACTTGAGCAAACTCCCCGTGGGCAAGTACATGGCCCGCCTCAAGAGCGCAAGCGGCAAGACATTGAACCAGAAGACTCTGGTGATCCGATAA
- a CDS encoding sialate O-acetylesterase: protein MKKILLGAAFAMALSQVNAAPDPNFHIYLAFGQSNMEGQGDIGNQDRSVDERFQLLWSADGGSCNQGASKGKWIKATPPLAHCQGAKLGPADYFGRTMVEKADSQIKVGIISVAVAGCSIKLFDKDNYKSYVSSQQGQSWMIQRINAYGGNPYGRLIEMAKKAQEDGVIKGIIFHQGETDAGDGNWPSAVKKVYDNIIKDLGLENDIPFLAGEVLRTGVSKGANNNIAKLPQQSKNFYVVSSEGFNQALGDGQNVHFTSQEYRDFGKRYAEKMIEVLGDKLKPAATAESSSSAAESSSSEVASSSSEAKSSSSHSHHGVSSSSEAGTGIAQANHFAGGALTVNKAGNVQLSIAKATQLTVKIHSSLGKEVLDLSGNYAGTNTLVLQGRLPAGRYVVSAQGEGFKAVKAVMVK, encoded by the coding sequence ATGAAAAAAATTCTTTTGGGAGCAGCATTCGCAATGGCTCTTTCTCAAGTAAACGCCGCACCGGACCCGAATTTCCATATTTACTTGGCCTTTGGCCAGTCCAACATGGAAGGCCAGGGCGATATCGGTAATCAGGACAGGTCTGTTGATGAACGTTTCCAGTTGCTCTGGTCCGCAGATGGAGGATCCTGTAACCAGGGTGCGTCCAAGGGAAAATGGATCAAGGCAACGCCACCGCTGGCACACTGCCAGGGGGCAAAGCTTGGCCCGGCCGACTACTTCGGCCGCACGATGGTCGAAAAGGCCGATTCCCAGATCAAGGTGGGTATCATCTCTGTCGCGGTTGCTGGCTGCAGCATCAAGCTGTTCGACAAGGATAACTATAAAAGTTATGTCAGTTCGCAGCAGGGCCAGAGCTGGATGATCCAGCGTATCAACGCCTACGGCGGAAACCCCTACGGACGCTTGATCGAAATGGCCAAGAAGGCTCAGGAAGACGGCGTTATCAAGGGCATTATCTTCCACCAAGGTGAAACGGACGCCGGTGACGGCAATTGGCCTTCTGCGGTCAAGAAGGTCTACGACAACATTATCAAGGATTTAGGCCTCGAAAACGACATTCCGTTCCTTGCGGGCGAGGTCCTGCGCACGGGCGTAAGCAAAGGTGCAAACAACAACATCGCAAAGCTCCCGCAGCAGTCCAAGAACTTCTACGTGGTGTCTTCCGAAGGGTTCAACCAGGCTTTGGGCGACGGTCAGAACGTGCACTTTACCTCTCAGGAGTACCGCGACTTCGGCAAGCGCTATGCCGAAAAGATGATCGAAGTTCTGGGCGACAAGCTCAAGCCCGCCGCAACCGCCGAATCCAGCAGCAGCGCGGCAGAATCCAGCAGTAGCGAAGTCGCCTCCAGCTCTAGCGAAGCAAAATCCAGCTCCAGCCATAGCCATCACGGAGTTTCCTCTTCGTCGGAAGCAGGCACCGGCATTGCGCAGGCAAACCACTTTGCAGGCGGGGCGCTTACAGTGAACAAAGCCGGCAATGTGCAGCTGAGCATTGCAAAGGCGACGCAGCTGACCGTCAAGATTCACTCGAGCCTCGGCAAGGAAGTGCTCGACTTGAGCGGCAACTACGCCGGAACCAACACCTTGGTGCTTCAGGGCAGACTCCCGGCCGGGCGCTACGTAGTAAGTGCCCAGGGCGAGGGATTCAAGGCGGTCAAGGCTGTAATGGTAAAATAG
- the tsaA gene encoding tRNA (N6-threonylcarbamoyladenosine(37)-N6)-methyltransferase TrmO, producing MEKFSEISFKVVARIKSDFPDKFGIPRQSGLLKNLRSTIVFEPEFRIADALRGLEGFSHLWLLWIFSENVRDTWKPTVRPPRLGGNTRLGVFATRSSFRPNPIAMSCVKIEKINLTGEGAPSIEVSGADLMDGTPIVDIKPYLPYADSVPEAAGGFAEAVRFNKLEVSFAAEAQVALDEQFPENKKAALVELLSEDPRPAYQRSADRVYGIRFADFEIKFQVQGDHLTVVAILPLQP from the coding sequence GTGGAAAAGTTTAGCGAAATTTCTTTCAAGGTCGTGGCCCGCATCAAGAGCGATTTTCCGGACAAGTTCGGGATTCCGCGGCAGAGCGGGCTTTTGAAGAATTTGCGCTCTACAATTGTCTTTGAGCCGGAATTCAGGATTGCCGACGCTTTGCGTGGGCTAGAAGGCTTTAGTCACTTGTGGCTTCTGTGGATATTCTCGGAAAATGTACGCGACACCTGGAAGCCGACGGTACGACCGCCGAGGCTCGGTGGGAACACGAGGCTCGGCGTGTTTGCGACCCGTAGCAGCTTTAGGCCGAATCCGATTGCCATGAGCTGCGTGAAAATCGAGAAAATCAACCTGACGGGGGAGGGCGCGCCCTCCATCGAGGTGAGCGGCGCTGACCTGATGGACGGCACGCCTATCGTAGACATCAAGCCCTACTTGCCCTACGCAGATTCCGTACCCGAGGCGGCCGGCGGCTTTGCCGAGGCGGTTCGCTTCAACAAGTTGGAAGTCTCTTTTGCCGCCGAGGCGCAAGTAGCGCTTGACGAGCAATTCCCTGAAAACAAAAAGGCAGCTCTTGTCGAGCTGCTTTCCGAAGATCCCCGGCCAGCGTACCAAAGGTCCGCCGACCGGGTTTACGGCATCCGGTTTGCCGACTTCGAAATCAAGTTTCAAGTGCAGGGCGACCACCTGACGGTCGTCGCTATTTTACCATTACAGCCTTGA
- the putP gene encoding sodium/proline symporter PutP — protein MVLTVFILYLLMMLGIGFYFSKKANSLNAYYLGNRGMNKWVVAMSAQASDMSGWLLMGLPGAIFVSGFSEAWIGIGLVIGTYFNWKIVGRRLRKYSHFCGDSITLPDFFANRFRDNKGIIRVIASIFILAFFLFYTVSGFVASAKLFGTIFGMDYTTGLIIGAVVVVSYTFMGGFFAVCWTDFIQATMMLIAVIAIPSIIMTGSGGFAATMDAVNAQNPYLLSLFTNATTGKSIGLIALISSLAWGLGYFGMPHILVRFMSIKNAEDIKFSRRVAMTWVTICLGAAIMIAILGRYYVEANGITVADPERIFMVLCQTLCHPAVAAILMAAILAAIMSTADSQLLVSASAFSNDLYKHLFRKNASNKEVMWVSRGVVVVITLIAVIVAMQGAPSADGVKQGKSFLDVVMSLVSFAWGGFGATFGPIMLLALFWKRTTLPAAIAGMLVGGITTFVWKFYLSGFSAEIFQIYELVPGFVLSFATIVIVSLCTKAPSKEIQDEFDQVENTRLSDMKL, from the coding sequence ATGGTCTTAACCGTTTTCATCTTATACCTCTTAATGATGCTTGGCATCGGCTTCTACTTCTCCAAGAAAGCAAACAGCCTGAATGCCTACTACCTCGGCAACCGCGGCATGAACAAGTGGGTCGTGGCCATGTCCGCCCAGGCCTCCGACATGAGCGGCTGGCTTTTGATGGGTCTCCCCGGCGCCATCTTCGTGAGCGGGTTTTCCGAAGCGTGGATCGGTATCGGTCTCGTGATCGGCACCTACTTCAACTGGAAAATCGTGGGCCGCAGGCTCCGCAAGTACAGCCACTTCTGCGGTGACTCCATCACGCTGCCCGACTTCTTTGCGAACCGTTTCCGCGACAACAAGGGAATCATCCGCGTTATCGCCTCCATCTTCATTCTCGCGTTCTTCCTGTTCTACACGGTGTCTGGCTTTGTGGCTAGCGCAAAGCTCTTCGGCACCATCTTCGGCATGGACTACACCACGGGCCTTATCATCGGTGCAGTCGTCGTGGTGAGCTACACCTTCATGGGCGGCTTCTTTGCCGTATGCTGGACGGACTTTATCCAGGCGACCATGATGCTCATCGCCGTCATCGCGATTCCCTCGATTATCATGACCGGTTCGGGCGGTTTTGCTGCGACCATGGATGCCGTGAATGCACAGAACCCCTACCTGTTGAGCCTGTTCACCAACGCCACCACCGGCAAGTCCATCGGGCTTATCGCCTTGATTTCTAGCCTCGCCTGGGGCCTCGGCTACTTCGGCATGCCACATATTCTGGTGCGTTTCATGAGCATCAAGAACGCCGAAGACATCAAGTTCTCCCGCCGCGTCGCCATGACCTGGGTCACCATCTGCCTCGGTGCCGCCATCATGATTGCAATCCTCGGCCGCTACTACGTAGAAGCGAACGGCATTACCGTCGCCGACCCGGAACGCATCTTCATGGTTCTCTGCCAGACGCTCTGCCACCCGGCTGTCGCCGCCATTCTCATGGCCGCTATCCTTGCCGCCATCATGAGTACCGCCGACTCCCAGCTGCTGGTTTCCGCTTCCGCATTCAGTAACGACCTCTACAAGCACCTGTTCCGCAAGAATGCGAGCAACAAGGAAGTCATGTGGGTGAGCCGCGGCGTGGTCGTGGTGATTACGCTGATTGCCGTGATTGTTGCTATGCAGGGCGCTCCGAGCGCCGACGGTGTCAAGCAGGGCAAGAGCTTCCTGGATGTGGTCATGAGCCTCGTGAGCTTCGCCTGGGGCGGATTCGGCGCCACTTTCGGCCCGATTATGCTCCTTGCCCTGTTCTGGAAGCGCACCACTCTCCCGGCAGCCATCGCGGGCATGCTCGTGGGCGGCATCACCACCTTCGTATGGAAGTTCTACCTCTCCGGATTCTCCGCCGAAATCTTCCAGATCTACGAACTCGTCCCCGGCTTTGTGCTTAGCTTTGCGACCATCGTGATCGTAAGCCTCTGCACCAAAGCCCCCAGCAAAGAAATCCAAGACGAGTTTGACCAGGTGGAAAACACGCGCCTGAGCGATATGAAGCTGTAA
- the gap gene encoding type I glyceraldehyde-3-phosphate dehydrogenase, which translates to MALKLGINGFGRIGRMVFRAAVENFSKDITVVGINDLLDADYLAYMLKYDSVHGAFNHDIKVEGNFLIVDGNKIQIFAEKDPSAITWGALDVDVVVESTGFFLTEELASAHLKAGAKKVIMSAPSKDATPMFVYGVNDKTYAGQKIISNASCTTNCLAPISKVLDEKFGIVRGLMTTVHAATATQKTVDGPSKKDWRGGRGILENIIPSSTGAAKAVGKVLPQLNGKLTGMSMRVPTSDVSVVDLTVELKNPTTYEEICKAMKEASEGELKGILGYTDEAVVSTDFRNCPKTSIFDAKAGIQLDPTFVKVVSWYDNEWGYSNKVCEMARVIAK; encoded by the coding sequence ATGGCTCTCAAACTCGGTATCAATGGTTTCGGTCGTATCGGCCGTATGGTCTTCCGCGCTGCTGTGGAAAACTTCTCCAAGGACATTACTGTTGTCGGTATCAACGACCTTCTCGACGCTGACTACCTCGCTTACATGCTGAAGTATGACTCCGTCCACGGCGCTTTCAACCACGACATCAAGGTGGAAGGCAACTTCCTCATCGTCGACGGCAACAAGATTCAGATCTTCGCCGAAAAGGATCCGTCCGCTATTACTTGGGGTGCCCTCGATGTTGACGTCGTTGTGGAATCCACCGGCTTCTTCCTGACCGAAGAACTCGCTTCTGCTCACCTCAAGGCTGGTGCCAAGAAGGTCATCATGTCTGCTCCGTCTAAGGACGCTACTCCGATGTTCGTGTACGGCGTGAACGACAAGACCTACGCTGGCCAGAAGATCATCTCCAACGCTTCCTGCACCACCAACTGCCTTGCCCCGATCTCCAAGGTTCTCGATGAAAAGTTCGGCATCGTCCGTGGCCTCATGACCACCGTTCACGCTGCAACTGCTACTCAGAAGACCGTTGACGGCCCGTCCAAGAAGGACTGGCGCGGTGGCCGTGGCATCCTCGAAAACATCATCCCGTCTTCTACGGGTGCTGCTAAGGCCGTGGGTAAGGTTCTCCCGCAGCTCAACGGCAAGCTCACCGGTATGTCTATGCGCGTGCCGACTTCTGACGTGTCCGTTGTTGACCTGACTGTCGAACTCAAGAACCCGACCACCTACGAAGAAATCTGCAAGGCCATGAAGGAAGCTTCTGAAGGCGAACTCAAGGGCATTCTCGGTTACACCGACGAAGCCGTTGTTTCTACCGACTTCCGCAACTGCCCGAAGACCTCCATCTTCGACGCCAAGGCTGGCATCCAGCTCGACCCGACCTTCGTTAAGGTTGTGTCCTGGTACGATAACGAATGGGGCTACAGCAACAAGGTTTGCGAAATGGCCCGCGTGATCGCCAAGTAA